The following are encoded in a window of Spea bombifrons isolate aSpeBom1 chromosome 2, aSpeBom1.2.pri, whole genome shotgun sequence genomic DNA:
- the LOC128475327 gene encoding immunoglobulin superfamily member 3-like: protein MVPTVPYYRHSLGVKHTISVCFSVTEASLAQREVEVQRGPLFRTVGSHITIWCTVRGYQGPPQQHFRWSIYLPSAPEREVQMVSTEDASFSYAIYSQRVRGGDIYVERASGDRAVLHIRQLQERDSGEYECHTPNTDPTYHGSYSAKVNLTVIPDTLRVTMAAQKLLKSEGDPMALTCFVSRESAQHTHLSVTWLLENHIAVETQILTLTRDFVLTAGPGYSERFASGDLRLDKLNATSYRLSTAALRVTDGGNVSCRASEWIQDPADIWTEIMAKQSEKSSVGVSAREGGGFVATLRADGGDLIPGKPLEVFCSISSREASGRRYHVEWLLNNSRLGTWYPSGVFSFEGQHGGRGAQGELVLGRRSQDTWYLRISRVRVEDGGSYSCVVSEEESGGSGTQRTQTSNAESVTVTEIGPSLGVALSVRAPGVAVGGAVGLICAASAQYSLANRTLLWAWDFCPGSGPCGQFLEVVRMSPNGDLSWGDSLPGFQGKAQLSVSGKRSTLSLHRVQRGQSGSYRCRVRTEETTKASAASNNVMIQVSLPGSQLKVDGTSRVLSLSNGDEQISVSCRISARTPHTFLNVTWLFRPVAAPSPREILRVSQDGVSTLLAPTQDSRFLSERVSSDTFILRILRPDLSQLGSYHCVVGECLRGEAGDWIPLEEKTSGHTTLEFRRSEKNLNIPKTNSSVEVVEGQDVVLRCPLGVVPNSVALYSVSWYYQDSAPHPARLLFHAGWDGVTRYEGSQAERLRLLTASRGNYSLILHGVGQNDSGTYHCRAEEWRQQAGGGGRSLEDSDVSGYTRLTVTAPGDHLSLNCTASALLVPAPQSLLLPCQVLSVSRTDSALSVSWWRSVAPGAQEELLFRVSPWGQFKYPSERGARLLQFERPSKLHFQLRILQPEEADGGVYHCRVLEWAPDARGVWNPGKERRAGNISVTVLPAGGVSEPLLCSLVGVAVLCVLLVSALVWLFLRQRRLQNHRLHPRTEAEIPMKDRE, encoded by the exons ATGGTGCCAACTGTCCCGTATTACAGGCACAGTCTGGGGGTTAAACATACAATAAGCGTGTGTTTCTCTGTCACAGAGGCGTCCCTCGCCCAGCGAGAGGTGGAGGTCCAGCGGGGGCCTCTGTTCCGCACCGTGGGCTCCCACATCACCATCTGGTGCACGGTGCGCGGCTACCAGGGCCCCCCCCAGCAGCACTTCCGCTGGTCCATCTACCTGCCTTCTGCCCCCGAGCGCGAGGTCCAGATGGTGAGCACAGAAGACGCGTCTTTCTCCTACGCCATCTACAGCCAGCGCGTGCGCGGCGGAGACATCTACGTGGAGAGAGCGTCCGGAGACCGCGCCGTCCTGCACATCCGCCAGCTGCAGGAGCGAGACTCCGGGGAGTACGAGTGCCACACTCCCAACACCGACCCCACCTACCACGGGAGCTACAGCGCCAAGGTCAACCTGACAG TCATTCCGGACACCTTGAGGGTCACGATGGCCGCTCAGAAGCTGCTGAAGAGCGAAGGCGACCCGATGGCTCTGACGTGCTTCGTGTCCAGGGAGTCCGCGCAGCACACTCACCTCTCCGTCACGTGGCTGCTCGAGAACCACATCGCCGTGGAAACCCAGATACTGACCTTAACTCGAGACTTCGTGCTCACAGCCGGCCCCGGGTACTCCGAACGCTTTGCCTCTGGAGACCTGCGGCTGGACAAACTCAACGCCACGTCCTACAGACTGTCCACGGCGGCCCTTCGGGTGACAGATGGCGGAAACGTGTCCTGCCGGGCGTCTGAGTGGATCCAGGACCCCGCGGACATATGGACAGAGATCATGGCGAAGCAGTCAGAGAAATCCAGCGTGGGGGTCTCTGCTCGGGAGG GAGGTGGTTTTGTGGCTACGCTGAGAGCCGACGGCGGGGACCTCATCCCCGGGAAGCCCCTGGAGGTTTTTTGCTCCATCAGCAGCCGAGAGGCATCCGGGCGCCGATACCACGTCGAGTGGTTACTCAATAATAGCAGGCTTGGGACGTGGTATCCATCGGGGGTCTTCTCCTTCGAGGGGCAGCATGGTGGCCGGGGAGCACAGGGAGAGCTGGTTTTGGGGAGGAGGAGTCAGGACACTTGGTATTTGAGGATTAGCCGAGTGCGAGTGGAGGACGGAGGCTCATACTCGTGTGTCGTGTCCGAGGAGGAAAGCGGAGGCTCGGGAACGCAGAGGACCCAAACATCTAACGCCGAGTCCGTAACCGTGACAGAAATAG GCCCCTCCCTGGGCGTGGCTCTCAGTGTCCGGGCGCCAGGCGTTGCAGTGGGCGGAGCCGTTGGTCTGATCTGTGCCGCGTCAGCCCAATACAGTTTGGCAAACAGAACCCTCCTGTGGGCCTGGGACTTCTGCCCCGGCTCGGGCCCCTGCGGGCAGTTCCTGGAGGTGGTTCGTATGTCTCCGAACGGCGACTTGTCTTGGGGGGACTCGCTGCCCGGCTTCCAGGGGAAGGCCCAGCTTTCTGTGTCTGGGAAAAGGTCGACGCTGAGTCTCCACCGTGTGCAGAGAGGCCAGTCCGGGTCGTACCGCTGCAGGGTCCGGACGGAGGAGACCACCAAAGCGTCAGCCGCCTCCAACAACGTAATGATACAAGTGTCACTGCCAG GCAGCCAACTGAAAGTTGACGGGACGTCCAGAGTTCTGTCGCTGAGTAACGGTGACGAGCAGATAAGTGTGAGCTGCCGCATCAGCGCCCGGACCCCTCATACCTTCCTCAACGTCACTTGGCTCTTCCGCCCAGTGGCGGCTCCCTCCCCACGGGAGATCCTGAGGGTCAGCCAAGACGGGGTGTCCACGCTGCTGGCCCCCACTCAGGACTCGCGATTCCTTAGTGAGCGAGTGTCCTCAGACACCTTCATCCTGAGGATCCTGAGACCGGATCTCAGCCAGCTTGGGTCATACCACTGTGTGGTCGGAGAGTGTCTGCGGGGGGAGGCTGGAGATTGGATCCCACTGGAGGAGAAGACGTCTGGGCACACAACCTTGGAATTCAGGAGATCGG AGAAAAACCTCAACATCCCCAAAACCAACAGCAGCGTGGAGGTGGTGGAGGGGCAGGATGTGGTGCTGCGTTGCCCCCTGGGGGTGGTTCCGAACTCCGTGGCCCTCTACTCCGTGTCCTGGTATTATCAGGACTCCGCACCCCATCCCGCCAGACTTCTATTCCACGCCGGCTGGGACGGGGTGACCCGCTACGAGGGGTCACAGGCAGAACGGCTGCGCCTCCTGACCGCCAGCCGGGGCAATTACAGCCTGATCCTCCACGGTGTGGGGCAGAACGACTCCGGGACCTACCACTGCCGTGCAGAGGAGTGGAGGCAGCAGGCTGGAGGAGGAGGCCGGAGTCTGGAGGATTCTGACGTGTCCGGATACACGCGGCTCACGGTCACGGCTCCAG GGGATCATCTGAGTCTGAACTGCACAGCGTCGGCCCTCCTGGTTCCTGCCCCCCAGAGCCTTCTCCTGCCCTGCCAAGTGCTGTCCGTCTCTCGAACCGACTCCGCCCTCTCAGTGTCCTGGTGGAGGTCTGTGGCCCCCGGGGCCCAGGAAGAGCTGCTGTTCCGTGTCAGCCCTTGGGGTCAGTTTAAATACCCCAGTGAACGGGGGGCTCGGCTGCTTCAGTTTGAGAGGCCGTCCAAGCTCCACTTCCAGCTGAGGATCCTGCAGCCCGAGGAAGCGGACGGCGGGGTGTATCACTGCAGGGTTCTCGAGTGGGCGCCGGACGCCCGTGGAGTCTGGAACCCAGGAAAAGAGCGCAGGGCCGGGAACATCTCTGTCACCGTCCTGCCGGCAG GCGGTGTGTCGGAGCCCCTGCTCTGCTCCCTGGTGGGGGTGGCCGTTCTCTGCGTCCTCCTGGTCTCTGCCCTCGTCTGGTTGTTCCTGAGACAGAGGAGGCTCCAGAACCATCGCTTACATCCCAGGACAGAAGCCGAGATCCCGATGAAGGACAGGGAATGA